From a region of the Rouxiella sp. S1S-2 genome:
- the queF gene encoding NADPH-dependent 7-cyano-7-deazaguanine reductase QueF (Catalyzes the NADPH-dependent reduction of 7-cyano-7-deazaguanine (preQ0) to 7-aminomethyl-7-deazaguanine (preQ1) in queuosine biosynthesis) → MSSYQDNPALSQLTLGKATSYRDQYDASLLQAVPRSMNREPLGLYPDSLPFHGADIWTMYEISWLNAKGLPQVAVGEISLQADSINLIESKSFKLYLNSFNQTKFDSWNSVKQTLETDLAACANGSVIVSLQPLHELESSPIGRFAGVCIDAQDIEITDYAFSTDYLLNSTSNKIVDETLVSHLLKSNCLITHQPDWGSVQIQYRGPAIDREALLRYLVSFRNHNEFHEQCVERIFNDILHFCQPTRLAVYARYTRRGGLDINPWRANFLFEPTTARLARQ, encoded by the coding sequence ATGTCCTCGTATCAGGATAACCCCGCTCTTTCTCAACTGACACTCGGTAAAGCCACATCCTACCGCGACCAATACGATGCTTCTCTGCTGCAGGCCGTTCCGCGCAGTATGAACCGTGAGCCACTGGGGCTGTATCCTGACTCTCTGCCCTTTCACGGTGCCGATATCTGGACGATGTACGAAATTTCATGGCTCAATGCCAAAGGATTGCCGCAGGTTGCGGTAGGTGAAATAAGCCTGCAGGCCGACAGCATTAACCTTATCGAGTCCAAGAGTTTCAAACTTTATCTTAACAGCTTTAACCAGACAAAATTCGATAGCTGGAACAGCGTCAAGCAGACACTTGAAACCGACTTGGCCGCCTGCGCAAACGGCAGCGTAATTGTTAGCCTGCAGCCGCTGCATGAGTTAGAAAGCAGTCCAATTGGCCGTTTTGCTGGCGTATGTATCGACGCGCAGGATATTGAAATCACTGACTATGCATTCAGCACTGATTATCTGCTTAATTCAACCAGCAATAAAATTGTGGATGAGACGCTGGTGAGCCATCTGCTCAAATCAAACTGTTTGATTACGCACCAACCTGACTGGGGTTCAGTACAAATCCAGTATCGTGGGCCCGCAATCGACAGAGAAGCACTGCTGCGCTATCTGGTGTCGTTCCGTAATCATAATGAGTTTCACGAGCAGTGCGTCGAGCGTATTTTTAACGATATTCTACATTTTTGCCAGCCCACGCGCCTTGCCGTCTATGCCCGTTACACCCGTCGCGGCGGTCTCGACATCAACCCATGGCGTGCAAATTTCTTGTTTGAGCCAACCACCGCGCGACTGGCCAGACAATAA
- the syd gene encoding SecY-interacting protein, with protein sequence MHHDVSDALRGFTQRYVDLWKQETTNPPASEDLFGIASPCAVRSSDSEVFWLPQPFVPTFELSNVERALDLQLRPEAHAFYTTQFAGDMTARYLDHTFSLVQVWSEDDFIRLQENLIGHLLTQKRLKLSPTVFLATTESELMLISLCNISGEVVLEQFGSKKRTILSSSLSEFITMLAPRYPN encoded by the coding sequence ATGCACCATGACGTTTCCGATGCCCTGCGGGGTTTTACTCAGCGCTATGTCGACCTGTGGAAGCAGGAAACCACTAACCCACCCGCCAGTGAAGATCTCTTTGGCATTGCGTCTCCCTGCGCGGTAAGAAGCAGCGACAGTGAGGTTTTTTGGCTGCCACAGCCGTTTGTTCCGACTTTTGAATTGAGCAATGTTGAACGTGCTCTCGACTTGCAGCTGCGTCCCGAGGCGCACGCGTTTTATACCACACAGTTTGCCGGTGACATGACAGCGCGTTACCTTGACCACACATTTTCGCTGGTACAGGTTTGGAGCGAAGATGACTTCATCCGCTTGCAGGAGAATCTAATTGGCCATTTGCTTACGCAAAAGCGCCTTAAACTGTCCCCTACCGTTTTTCTGGCGACGACTGAGTCTGAACTGATGCTCATTTCTTTGTGTAATATCAGCGGTGAAGTGGTGTTGGAACAGTTCGGCAGTAAAAAGCGAACTATCCTCTCGTCTTCGTTGTCTGAATTCATTACAATGCTCGCCCCGCGATATCCC